The DNA window ATCCAGAAAATGGGATATTTGCCAGAGCCCAATACCGACTTTATTATGTCAATTACTAGTGAAGAATTGGGTCTAGTTGGGGTAACGGCAATTTTAGTTACGTTACTCTTTTTGATCTGTCGTATTATTCAAGTTGGGGTGCGGGCAGATAGTTTGTATCAAACGCTCATCTGTTATGGCTCAGCAACATTCTTTACGATTGAAACACTCTTTAATATTGGTGGAGTTCTAGGACTCTTGCCGATTACAGGGGTTACTTTCCCATTTATTAGTTATGGGGGATCAAGTATGTTGATTCTTTCTGCAACGGTAGGCATTATAATGAATATTAGTATGCAGCAAAATCGGGATCGCTTAGTTATGGGAAAACCATTTATTCCTGAAACAGGAGGCGTAAAGAATGTTTAAATTAATTCCACGGCGTTCCCTAATAATTTACATTAACAATAATCGTGTGATTCGAGCTCTTCGTCATTATGGTCAGATTGATTATATTTCCCGACGAATGCATTATGTGGTAATGTATGTAGACCAAAATGATGTCGGAAAAATAAAAGAGAAGATAAGTCGATTACGCGCAGTAAAAAAGGTTGAATTATCAGCTCGGCCAGATTTAGACCCGACGTTAGCTGATCTTGAATTAACGGGGGTCTATCAATTACATGATGAGGATGATAAAAAATGAGAATTGTTGCAGGAGACTTTGGGGGACGAAAGCTAAGTGCTGTTCCGGGAATGGCAACTCGTCCAACAACTGATAAAGTTAAAGAAGCGTTATTTAATATAATCGGTCCTTACTTTAATGGCGGAACCAGTCTGGATTTGTTTGCCGGAAGCGGTGGATTAAGTATTGAAGCTGTATCACGCGGAATAAGTCAGGCAGTCCTAGTTGATCGTCAATATCAAGCAATCAAAACAATTAAGAAGAATATTGACGTTACAAAACATGTTGAACAATTTAAAGTTTATAAAATGGACGCTCATAAAGCATTAAATTTGTTTGCAAAAGACAAGATGAAATTTAACTTGGTCTTTTTAGATCCGCCCTATGCTAAACAGCAAATTGTTAATGATATTGAACAGATGGTTAAAAATAATTTACTAGCTAAAGATGCAATAATTGTGGCAGAAACAGATCAGAATGCGAAATTGCCAACAGATTTAGCTGATTTTAACTTTATTCGCCGTCAAGAATATGGAATTACGGTTTTAACAATTTATCAATATGAAGGAGAATCAAAATAATGAAAGTTGCAGTTTTTCCTGGATCATTTGACCCATTAACACTTGGACATTTAGATTTAATTAAACGAGGAAGTGCATTATTTGATCAATTGGCAGTAGCGGTAATGACTAATGAAAGTAAAAGCCCGCTGTTTACTGTCGAAGAACGAGTAGCACAAATTAAAGAGGCAGTTAGCGGACTAGATAATGTTTCGGTTATTACAACAGAGGGCTTAACTGTTGATCTAATGAACCGCATTGGGGCAGATTACTTAATGCGTGGTTTGCGTAATACTACTGATTTTCAATATGAACGTGATATTGCGGCGATGAATAACTTTTTAGATGATCAGTGTGAGACCGTCTTTTTCCTTGCTAAGCCTGAATATCAGCACTTATCTAGTAGTTTGCTGAAAGAAGTAACATCGGCTGGGGGAGATATCTCAGCTTATCTTCCTGCTAATATTAATGAAGCACTAAAAAAGCGGTTAATGGAACGAGAAATGTTACGGGTTAAGAAGGACAATGAAAAAGCAAGATAATATAATATTACGACGAATAGGAATTATTTTAGGGCTTGTCCTTTTACTAGGCTGCTTTTTGTTCTGGCCCCTAAATTCCTATATCGAAAGTCCGGGAACGGCAGCTGATTTACAGTCTTTTGTTAAAATAAAGGGACACCCCGATCGATATAAGGGGAGTTTTATGTTGACATCGGTGGCGATTCAACGCGCCCATCCTGCAACATATTTATATGCCAAAATGATGCCCTATATGTCAATCGAGAGTGCAGAGGATGTAACTGGTGGTCAAAATAGTGCGACTTATGACCGTGTCCAAAAATTTTATATGGATAGCTCAATTAACGAGGCAATTGCAGTTGCTTATAATGCTGCTCACCAAAAAGTGACGCGACGCTATCTAGGAATTTATGTATTGCAAGTTCAGTCTAATTCTAAATTTAAACATGATATTCATGTTGGGGATACAATTACAAAAGTAGATGGTCATCACTTTAATACCGCTCAAGGCTTTCAAAAATATATTGGTGCTAAAAAAGTTGGCACCCCGTTAGCGGTTACTTATACTCGAGATGGGAAAACTAAAACTGTAACTCATCCGCTTGTTAAAATTGCTAATACTAATAAGCCGGGAATTGGAATCATCCTTACTAACAATATGCACGTTAAGACTAAGATCCCAGTAAAGGTTGATGCTGGTCAATACGGTGGGCCATCCGGTGGATTAATGTTCAGTTTACAAATATATCAACAAATTAGTGGAAAAGATTTGCAACGGGGACGTAAAATTGCCGGAACTGGAACGATAAATTCAGACGGGACCGTTGGAGAAATTGGTGGAATTGACAAGAAAGTAATCGCCGCGCACCGTGCAGGAGCCACTATTTTCTTTGCTCCTTATATAAAACCAACGAAAGAGATTCTTAAGTATGAAGAAGGTCATCTGACTAATTATCAAATGGCTAAAAAAGCAGCTAAAAAATATGCACCGGGAATGAAGGTTGTCCCAGTCACTTCCTTTGATGACGCGGTGAAATATTTACAAACGCATAAGTAAATTAAAAAGCAAGAGGCAAAATGAAGGTCTCTTGCTTTTTTTAATGCAAAATTGATTTTTTTACGTATTTATATTTATAGGGAGGTGAGAAACATGCAGCAATTATCAGAATTATGGATAAAATATCGAGTACAAGTGCTGATGATAGTGATTGCTGCAGTGGTTGGGGGATATTGGATACTTAATAAAAACAATAACGATGCTTTAATTTCAAATACTAATGCTGTTTTAACAAGTAGCGAAACGGGAAGCAGTTTAACTTCTACCACTACGATGAAAAGGACCGTTGCAATTGATATAAAGGGTGCCGTAAAAATGCCCGGAGTTTATGAATTGAAAGCAGATGATCGTGTGAACGAAGCCTTGAAAGCGGCAGGTGGACCACTACTCAATGCAGACTTGCGCCAAGTGAATCTTGCTAAACAATTAACAGACCAGCAAATGATATATATTCCGCTTCAAGGCGAAACGCCGGTAGCTTCCAGCAGTACAGAACCATCAGCAGCTAATAATGAAAATGGCAGCGATAATTCTGCAAAGATAAATCTAAATACGGCGACCAAAGAACAACTATGTCAAATTACGGGAATTGGCGATAAAAAAGCAGACTTGATATTACAATACCGACAAGAACACGGTCAGTTTAAGAGTATTGACGAACTTAAAGAAATAAATGGCTTTGGCGAAAAAACTGTTGCTAAACTAAAAGACCATCTATCTATCTAGTTTTTATTTTTTTGATGAAGATATTTGCTATACTATATTTCAAATATAGAGGAGTGAAGTAATATGAAACTGAGAATTGATTGGGACCAGTATTTTATGATTCAAGCAGCCTTATTGGCGTCGCGAAGTACCTGCAACCGCCTTTCAGTAGGTGCAGTTTTAGTTCGTGATAAGCGGATAATTGCTGGTGGGTACAATGGCTCAGTCGCTGGCGATGCACATTGTATTGATGAAGGCTGTTATTTACGTGATGGGCATTGTGTGCGAACTATTCATGCAGAAATGAATGCTCTGTTGCAGTGTGCTAAGTTTGGTATTTCTGCTGATGGGGCAAGCATTTATGTAACGGATTTCCCTTGCTTACAATGTACCAAAAGTTTATTGCAGACTGGGATTAAGGAGATAAATTATATTCGTAATTATCACAATGATGATTACGCAATGAAATTACTTAAACTCAAAAACGTTGCGCTTCATCAGATTAAATTAGATAGTGATATTTTAGAAGAGGTCGATCTGGACCAGTATATCAATCCAGATCAAAAATAGATTATCCAACACTTTTGGTTTTTTTCTGCGCTAATTGCAAGTTTAGTAGCAGTTAGTTTCTTTAGTTCATATTGGTTAATTTTTCTTTTAATTGCTATATTTTATCGAATTGCCGTATTAAAAAGGCCAATAGTACTTGGAATTGGAGTGCTGACATGTTTATTAATGGCGATTTTGTGTTACAGTTTACAAAAAAATTGGGCAACTATTATGGCAGATAAGCAACCTAAATTTCAAGAATAAGTTAGCCACTGGACTCAAATAAATAATACTGACCAATTGATTATTGGTTGATGGAGCTGTGATATCTCTTGGTAGAAGGCCTTACGATAGATATCCATTGACGAATGTCCATTAAACATAGCTCGTGGATAGTGATTCATCCAATCATTAGTCGCTATGATCTGAGCACTACTATAGTTATTTATAGCTTCACCTTTGGTAATCTCCTTGCGGAGAAACCGGTTATTGATCTCATTGGATCCACGTTCCCAAGGGGAATACGGATCAGCATAGAAAACATGATCGTGAACTTGTGTTAACTCACTAAATTCTGAACCGTTGTCAGAGGTTATTGTCTTAAAGATGCGATAGTAAGCATCTGTGCCCATTTTCTGGCGTAAATTTATAAAGAACTGATTTACTGCATGCGCAGTTTTACCAGCAATTTTACTCGTGATATTAACTCGTGAAAGGCGATCAGTCATTACTAGTACAACACTGTCATTACCGTTTTTCTGTCCCTGAACTGTATCTAGTTCCCAATGGCCAATTTCGGACCGTTGGTCCGCAGTTTGAGGTCGTTGAGCAATATTAGGCCCTAAGCACCTTTTAGCTTGCGGATGAGTTCGATGATGCTTACGTTTAGGTTTTTCAAAGAGGTCTAAATTGGACGTACGAAGCACACCCTCATTAATCCATTGATATAAAGTTACAACCGACTTTGGGATCAGGGTGCCATCATTCATTAAATCTCGAGCCTTATAAATAACCGCTTGTGGGGAGTAATGGTGGTCGTCAAACTCACCAAGCATTAGCTGATCAGCTAATCGTAAAAATTGCTTTGAAGAATAATATAAGCGACGACGACCAGAATGGCGGTGATGTTCAAGATATGTGGCCTGACCAGCTTCATAACTATAGATGTAGTAAGAATATTCGTAAATCTTACCATTAGATTTTTGACGACGAAGTTGGCGGACCGTACCACGGTTGAGCTCGTTATTAATTGTTTGATGATTAACTCCTAATTGGCGACCAATTGCGCGATTGGAAAGTCCTTGCGACTTTAAAGTCGCAATCATCACACGTTCTTCTTTAGTAAGATGAGCATTCTTTTTATGAGTAGTCAATAAACTAGTAGACATGGTATCATTTAAGTGCGTCATTTGACGGACATCCTTTCATATAGGTTTGGTTCACTTAATATGATACCTGATGTCACGCCGAATGGCGTTTTTTATTTACCACCAACTGGGTGGCTAACTTCATTCTATAATCCACCTGGCAGATAAGCAAATGGAAGTTACCCAAAGAATATTAGTTTACCCTGATGAATTAAAATTCAATGGAAATTTTATGACAGGAACTGCAATCGACATTCAAACTGGACAACGTGAAGCAATAATGATGTCGTTTAAGTCACCCCAGATGTTAAAAAATATTGATAAGCTTACAACACCCTCGATATGGCTTATTAATGGGCAATTAAAACCGATTATTCCCCGCACAAATGAAAATCAATTTGATAACTTAACTTATAACCACCATCGCCGGATCTGTAATCAAGTTCAAATTAACCGGGTAGAGCAAATGGTTAGGCAAAAAAGAGGGATAGTTGGCTGGTGTCATACATTAAGAAAACGACTCAGCCTCTACTTTGAAACTTTACCGCCTCCTCTTAGTGCGTATTGCCAACAATTAATAATTGGTAGTAGTAATGAGGATTCGGCTGAATTAATGGTAAGTATCAAAAGGCTTGGCCTGCTTCACCTTTTTTGCATTTCAGGAATGCATATCGTGCTTTTCACTGATTTATTACGGCGACTATTGGTTCATTTATGGTGGCGTAAAGAATCGATTGATTTATTCTTAATTATTATTTTGCCGTTTTATCTTCTCATTGGTGGTGGAGCAACAAGCTTGATAAGAGCAACCATTATGGCTGAACTTGGCCTTCTTCATCGATATTTAAATTTGGACCGTCTTGATGGGTGGGCGCTGAGCTTATTAATTGGATTGGTTATTGATCCGTTGCTATTGCTTACATTAGGCGGTCAATTAAGCTATTTACTTTCTTTTATTCTTCAAGTTCTTCCAGAACCAGTACGTGGTTTTAAACAGTCTTTATTATTGAATTTAATTAGTTTGCCTTCGTTATTGAGTTATGTATATGAGGTTCATCTTCTAAGCTTTGGGGTTAGTTATTTAATAATTCCGCTATTTTCTACAATTGTTTTTCCAGCGGTCTTGGTTGGGGCACTTAGTTTTAAGCTTTTTGAACCACTCACGTATCTAATTAATGCTGGTTTAAAATGCTTTCAATATATTTTAAATTGGTTATCTGATTTTCCAGGAATGATTCATTTTGGGAAACCACCGTTAATTTTGGCCCTTCTATTATTTGCGGCATCTTTATTTGTTATTTCTCAAGATACATCTTTAAAATCATGGAAAATATTAGCCTTATTGTATGTAATTACTGGGGGGATAATTCATTTTCCATTTAATGGTGAGGTTACTTTTGTTGATATTGGACAGGGGGACTCAATAATTATTAGAGAACCTTTTAACCGACGGGTAACAATGATTGATACAGGAGGTAAATTAACTTTTAAAAAGCCGAATTGGGCGGCTTCAAAGCATTCTCAAGATGATGCCCAACGAATAACTATTAATTATTTGAAAAGTAAAGGTATCAGGCAGATCGATAATATTTGTTTAACTCATCATGATGCAGATCATATCGGCTATCTAACAACGATTTTGGATAATATAGCAGTGAAAAGGCTGATTGTACCAGCGGGGATGGAAAAACAACCAGCATTTCTTAATAAAGTAAGGACTGCTGCAAAGACATCGCCAGTGATAGTTCCGGTGACTGATAATGTTAAGTTGCCATCATTTCCATTGCAAATTTTACATCCTTTTGTTCCCGGAGAAGGGAGAAATGAAGATTCTTTAGTGCTAGCTGGGACATTTGGCGGGAAAAGATTTCTTTTTACGGGGGATTTGGATCAGGAAAATGAAGAAAAAGTTATTCAAAAGTATCCGCAACTAAAGTCAGATATCTTAAAAGCTGGTCATCATGGCAGTAAAACTGCTAGTAGTTATTTATTTTTGCAGACAGTTGCTCCTAAGTATGCGATAATTTCAGCTGGACGATTTAATAGGTATCATCATCCTGATGAAATAACAATAAAAAATTTTCAAAAGTTAAATATTAATTACTTATCAACGCAGCAATTTGGAATGATACAATATGTATACCATGGTCAAAATGGAAAAATAAAAACAACATTGAGGGGAGATGAGACAAGTTGGACATTGCCCAATTATCTACACAATTAAAAACTAAAACCCCAGCAATGGTATATTTGATTTTAGGAAAACAACAGGTTCTTCAACAGCAGGCAATTGATGCCTTTACAAGCCTTATTCCAGAGAATGAACAGGTCATGAATGTTGGTCGATATGATATGGAAGCCACGCCCTTGGCAGTTGCTTTGGATGATGCGATGGCAACTCCATTTTTTGGTGAGCGGCGATTGGTTATTATCAATAAACCATTCTTCTTAACTGGTGAAAAAAGACATTCAAAAGTTGAACATGATTTGGACAGCTTAAAAAATTATCTTGAACACCCTGAACCGTCCACAATTTTAGTTTTTGCGGCCCCTTATGAAAAGCTTGATGGGCGAAAGGGGATTGTAAAGCAATTAAAGAAGACAGCGGTTTTAGTTGATGCTAGTCCACTTGATGAGCGAGCAGCTCGTCAAAGAGTGAGAACTCAATTATCAACTGCTGGCTTTGAAATATCAGAAGCCGCTTTGGATGAGTTGGTTCAACGAACTAATGCGGATTATGAGATGATGGATGCAAGTTTAACTAAATTAAAGATTTTAGCTTATCGTGAGAAAAAGATTGATCAAAGCACGGTAGCTGCTTTAGTTCCACAATCATTAGATGAAAATGTTTTTGATTTAGTCACTGCGGTCCTTAAGCATAATCAAGTAAGGGCCTTAGATCTCTATCAACAGCTATTAGCAGGTCAGCAACCGCCGTTAAGGATTAATGCAGTGCTAGTAGGGCAGTTTCGGCTGTTGATTCAAATAAAAGTATTAAGTAAACGCGGTCTTACGCAAGGGAGTCTAGCGAGTCAGCTTAATGTCCATCCTTATCGGATTAAATTGGGATTAAAGACTGCGCGTGATTTCTCAATGCAGGCGTTAGAAAATGCCTATTTGGGATTAATTCGTATTGAACAATCGTTAAAAACGACACAACGCGATCCTTCACTTTTGTTTCAGTTATTTATGTTACAGTATTCTCAGCAGAGCAAAGGGGCGTGAGATACAAAAAGAGGATAAGAAAATTTGCTTTCTTATCCTCTTTTTGTGAAAAGTTAAAAATAAAAAAGCAACTAACTTAATAGTTGCTTTTTTATTACTTAGCGTAACGTGCTGAGAGACGTGACTTGTCACGTGCAGCCTTGTTAGCCTTGATAAGGCCCTTAGAGTGGGCACGGTCAATTGCTGAGATAGCAGCCTTGTATAAGTCGTCAAGGTTATCTGCGCCAGCAAGCTTTGCCTTATCGAACTTCTTAATAGCAGTCCGCATTTGGCTTAATTGTGAAGCGTTACGTGCTTCAGCTTTTTCACTAGTACGAACACGTTCAATTGCTGATTTGATAATTGGCATGAGTTTCACCTCCGTTACCCGATTTTCAGTTGACCAGAATTTTCAACATTTGTCATTATACAAAAGACTAGCGAGCAATGCAATAGCTAACGACGATCAAGTCAAAATTTCATAGAAATAGTTGCAACATTAGTAAATTTTATGTATATTTATATAGGTTACTTCAAACAAGTAATTAATTGCCTCTTCTCAGTTTAACGATCCTCACCGACGTTATACTTAGATCTTAGGCGCATTAATATTGAAAGGTGGGAAAATAGCATGGCTATTTCAAAAGAACGTAAAGATCAAATTATTAAGGAATTCGCAACTCACGAAGGAGATACTGGTTCTACTCAAGTTCAAGTTGCTGTTTTAACTGCTGACATCAACGAATTGAACGATCACCTTCGTACACACAAGCACGATTACCATTCACAACGTGGTTTAATGAAGAAGATTGGTCACCGTCGTAACTTATTAGCTTACTTACGTCGGACTGATTTACCTGCTTACCGTGAACTTATCCAAAAGTTAGGTTTACGTCGGTAATATTTTATTATCAAAGCACTTTGCCTTCTACTTGGAGGCAATGTGTTTTTTGTTTTTACTCCATTATTTTCACTGATTGTGGTAAGATATTTATAACTATAATGAACGATATAAAATTCTTATCGCTACATATTGTAATCGATAAGGGGTTCAAAACTAAATATTAAAGGAGCCAAATCAATGGATAATAATATTAAAATTATTCCTTTTGGTGGTGTACGCGAAAATGGTAAAAATATGTACGCCGTTGAGATTGAAGACCAAATTTTCATTTTGGATACGGGGTTAAAATATCCTGAGAATGAATTAATGGGAATTGATGTTGTCATTCCTGACTGGGAATATCTTCGTGAACATAAGGACAAGATAGTCGGGGTATTCTTAACACACGGACATGCAGATTCAATTGGAGCACTCCCGTATTTCTTGATGGACTTTAATGTTCCGGTATTTGGAAGCGTGATGACGATTGCCTTAGCAAAGCTGGCAGTTAAAAACCATAAGGAAGTTAAGAAGTTTAATGATTTTCATGTTGTTGATGCGTCAACAGCAATTGATTTTAATGATGTTACAGTTTCATTCTTCCAGACGACCCATACTATTCCTGAAACTTTAGGGGTTGTTTTAGAAACTAAAGCAGGAAATATTGTTTACACTGGTGATTTTAAATTCGATCAGACAGCTAAAAAGGGTTATCAAACAGACCTTGCTCGTTTAGCGGAAATTGGATCACAAGGTGTATTAGCACTTTTAAGTGATTCTGCTGGGGCCGGAATTACGGGTGCGTCTGCTCGTGAACAAGATATTGGAGACTATATTAAAGAAACTTTTAAATATCAAAACGGTCGGATTATTGTTGCTAGTGTAGCTTCAAATATTATGCGTGTACAGCAGATTATCAATGCTGCTGTAGCCGTTGGCCGGAAGATTGTTTTATCTGGAAAAGACATTGAACAAATTATTGATACAGCAATGTCTTTGGGAAAGTTACACTTACCAGATGACTTATTTATTAGTCGCAAGGAAGCAGAAAAACTCGAACCAAACCAAGTTGTTATTTTAGAAACTGGTAAAATGGGTGAACCGATTAAGT is part of the Limosilactobacillus reuteri genome and encodes:
- a CDS encoding ComE operon protein 2; amino-acid sequence: MKLRIDWDQYFMIQAALLASRSTCNRLSVGAVLVRDKRIIAGGYNGSVAGDAHCIDEGCYLRDGHCVRTIHAEMNALLQCAKFGISADGASIYVTDFPCLQCTKSLLQTGIKEINYIRNYHNDDYAMKLLKLKNVALHQIKLDSDILEEVDLDQYINPDQK
- a CDS encoding SepM family pheromone-processing serine protease, producing MKKQDNIILRRIGIILGLVLLLGCFLFWPLNSYIESPGTAADLQSFVKIKGHPDRYKGSFMLTSVAIQRAHPATYLYAKMMPYMSIESAEDVTGGQNSATYDRVQKFYMDSSINEAIAVAYNAAHQKVTRRYLGIYVLQVQSNSKFKHDIHVGDTITKVDGHHFNTAQGFQKYIGAKKVGTPLAVTYTRDGKTKTVTHPLVKIANTNKPGIGIILTNNMHVKTKIPVKVDAGQYGGPSGGLMFSLQIYQQISGKDLQRGRKIAGTGTINSDGTVGEIGGIDKKVIAAHRAGATIFFAPYIKPTKEILKYEEGHLTNYQMAKKAAKKYAPGMKVVPVTSFDDAVKYLQTHK
- a CDS encoding IS30 family transposase gives rise to the protein MTHLNDTMSTSLLTTHKKNAHLTKEERVMIATLKSQGLSNRAIGRQLGVNHQTINNELNRGTVRQLRRQKSNGKIYEYSYYIYSYEAGQATYLEHHRHSGRRRLYYSSKQFLRLADQLMLGEFDDHHYSPQAVIYKARDLMNDGTLIPKSVVTLYQWINEGVLRTSNLDLFEKPKRKHHRTHPQAKRCLGPNIAQRPQTADQRSEIGHWELDTVQGQKNGNDSVVLVMTDRLSRVNITSKIAGKTAHAVNQFFINLRQKMGTDAYYRIFKTITSDNGSEFSELTQVHDHVFYADPYSPWERGSNEINNRFLRKEITKGEAINNYSSAQIIATNDWMNHYPRAMFNGHSSMDIYRKAFYQEISQLHQPIINWSVLFI
- a CDS encoding DNA internalization-related competence protein ComEC/Rec2, with translation MEVTQRILVYPDELKFNGNFMTGTAIDIQTGQREAIMMSFKSPQMLKNIDKLTTPSIWLINGQLKPIIPRTNENQFDNLTYNHHRRICNQVQINRVEQMVRQKRGIVGWCHTLRKRLSLYFETLPPPLSAYCQQLIIGSSNEDSAELMVSIKRLGLLHLFCISGMHIVLFTDLLRRLLVHLWWRKESIDLFLIIILPFYLLIGGGATSLIRATIMAELGLLHRYLNLDRLDGWALSLLIGLVIDPLLLLTLGGQLSYLLSFILQVLPEPVRGFKQSLLLNLISLPSLLSYVYEVHLLSFGVSYLIIPLFSTIVFPAVLVGALSFKLFEPLTYLINAGLKCFQYILNWLSDFPGMIHFGKPPLILALLLFAASLFVISQDTSLKSWKILALLYVITGGIIHFPFNGEVTFVDIGQGDSIIIREPFNRRVTMIDTGGKLTFKKPNWAASKHSQDDAQRITINYLKSKGIRQIDNICLTHHDADHIGYLTTILDNIAVKRLIVPAGMEKQPAFLNKVRTAAKTSPVIVPVTDNVKLPSFPLQILHPFVPGEGRNEDSLVLAGTFGGKRFLFTGDLDQENEEKVIQKYPQLKSDILKAGHHGSKTASSYLFLQTVAPKYAIISAGRFNRYHHPDEITIKNFQKLNINYLSTQQFGMIQYVYHGQNGKIKTTLRGDETSWTLPNYLHN
- the rpsT gene encoding 30S ribosomal protein S20, with the translated sequence MPIIKSAIERVRTSEKAEARNASQLSQMRTAIKKFDKAKLAGADNLDDLYKAAISAIDRAHSKGLIKANKAARDKSRLSARYAK
- a CDS encoding helix-hairpin-helix domain-containing protein — protein: MQQLSELWIKYRVQVLMIVIAAVVGGYWILNKNNNDALISNTNAVLTSSETGSSLTSTTTMKRTVAIDIKGAVKMPGVYELKADDRVNEALKAAGGPLLNADLRQVNLAKQLTDQQMIYIPLQGETPVASSSTEPSAANNENGSDNSAKINLNTATKEQLCQITGIGDKKADLILQYRQEHGQFKSIDELKEINGFGEKTVAKLKDHLSI
- a CDS encoding ribonuclease J; protein product: MDNNIKIIPFGGVRENGKNMYAVEIEDQIFILDTGLKYPENELMGIDVVIPDWEYLREHKDKIVGVFLTHGHADSIGALPYFLMDFNVPVFGSVMTIALAKLAVKNHKEVKKFNDFHVVDASTAIDFNDVTVSFFQTTHTIPETLGVVLETKAGNIVYTGDFKFDQTAKKGYQTDLARLAEIGSQGVLALLSDSAGAGITGASAREQDIGDYIKETFKYQNGRIIVASVASNIMRVQQIINAAVAVGRKIVLSGKDIEQIIDTAMSLGKLHLPDDLFISRKEAEKLEPNQVVILETGKMGEPIKSLQQIANGDNPNLQLTSTDLVFVTTTPSYAQETEVQKTKDMIYRTGAEVKFISDDLNPSGHANQNDEQLMLNFMKPKFFIPIQGEYRLLDRHAELAEEVGVPKENIFLVNKGDVLTYKNGKFHVGEHIDVSNTMIDGTGVGDIGNIVLRDRRVLSEDGIFVVVATIDRKKKKIVARPQITSRGFVFVKTNRQLMQQSADLVEKIVQENLDQKEFDWSHLKQDVRDKLNRFLFDQTKRHPVILPVIMEINQHQKKIKNNVEKKEEKSAKSRSTKEHHRGRGKNEWQKKRSSCLI
- the coaD gene encoding pantetheine-phosphate adenylyltransferase, which codes for MKVAVFPGSFDPLTLGHLDLIKRGSALFDQLAVAVMTNESKSPLFTVEERVAQIKEAVSGLDNVSVITTEGLTVDLMNRIGADYLMRGLRNTTDFQYERDIAAMNNFLDDQCETVFFLAKPEYQHLSSSLLKEVTSAGGDISAYLPANINEALKKRLMEREMLRVKKDNEKAR
- the holA gene encoding DNA polymerase III subunit delta is translated as MDIAQLSTQLKTKTPAMVYLILGKQQVLQQQAIDAFTSLIPENEQVMNVGRYDMEATPLAVALDDAMATPFFGERRLVIINKPFFLTGEKRHSKVEHDLDSLKNYLEHPEPSTILVFAAPYEKLDGRKGIVKQLKKTAVLVDASPLDERAARQRVRTQLSTAGFEISEAALDELVQRTNADYEMMDASLTKLKILAYREKKIDQSTVAALVPQSLDENVFDLVTAVLKHNQVRALDLYQQLLAGQQPPLRINAVLVGQFRLLIQIKVLSKRGLTQGSLASQLNVHPYRIKLGLKTARDFSMQALENAYLGLIRIEQSLKTTQRDPSLLFQLFMLQYSQQSKGA
- the rpsO gene encoding 30S ribosomal protein S15, whose translation is MAISKERKDQIIKEFATHEGDTGSTQVQVAVLTADINELNDHLRTHKHDYHSQRGLMKKIGHRRNLLAYLRRTDLPAYRELIQKLGLRR
- a CDS encoding YlbG family protein, which codes for MFKLIPRRSLIIYINNNRVIRALRHYGQIDYISRRMHYVVMYVDQNDVGKIKEKISRLRAVKKVELSARPDLDPTLADLELTGVYQLHDEDDKK
- the rsmD gene encoding 16S rRNA (guanine(966)-N(2))-methyltransferase RsmD codes for the protein MRIVAGDFGGRKLSAVPGMATRPTTDKVKEALFNIIGPYFNGGTSLDLFAGSGGLSIEAVSRGISQAVLVDRQYQAIKTIKKNIDVTKHVEQFKVYKMDAHKALNLFAKDKMKFNLVFLDPPYAKQQIVNDIEQMVKNNLLAKDAIIVAETDQNAKLPTDLADFNFIRRQEYGITVLTIYQYEGESK